The following nucleotide sequence is from Mucilaginibacter sp. cycad4.
TCAACCCCGGTTTCCCCGCTACAGGTTATTACCGTGGACAACGATGGAAACGAAACTATCTTATATGTGCCGCTCAGGGCCTCGGCCGGTTACCCCAAGGGGTATGCGGACAGGGAATATATGGATAAGCTTACTTCTTTCAGTTTGCCATTCCTGAAAAATGGCACCCACCGGGCATTCGAGGTAGACGGCGACAGTATGTTCCCCACACTTGAAAACAAAGAGATCGTAGTTGGACGCTTTGTGGAAAAATTTGAAGATATCGTAGAAGACCACGTGCATATTATCGTGACCAAGGATCGGGGTATACTGATTAAACGGTTACTGAACAGGATCCAGAAATATGGTTTTATAGTTGCCAAATCCGACGCGCTGGATAACCGCAACCTATACCCCAACCAAGAGATCTATCCGGAAGAGGTACTGGAGATCTGGTTTGCTGTAGGACATATCAATAATAAATTCCGGCACCCGACAGACATGTACAAACGCGTGAATAATCTGGAAGCGGACCTTACAGAAATCATGAGAGTACTAAAGTCAAAGAACTTACTGGATAAATAAGCCATTTTTCTTTGATGAGCTCAACAATATATACAAATCATTACTATCCATCCGGGACTTCTTAAAAAGTTTATTTCAACAGATTGACAGGCCGGCAGTTTGGCTACCCTATTAAGACTGTTCAAATGCACTCCCCCTCCAATCGAATTTCCCGAACCAATGCACTACCCAACACTGCAATTTGTTCAACTAAATGCCTTTGTGCCGAAATTTAACATTTTTCCCCGACAGGGGATCCGGAAATTATTCGTCATCATTATGCGGCTTTCTACACAAAGTATCGGCAACTCATGGCCAATACGTCATAACCAGAAACCCATTAGATACTTATCCTGAAGGAGATCTGAATGATTGAAGCACCTCAAATATTACCCAGAACATTAATCACCCCAAAACCGCGTTTTTATCGCCAAAATCCAGATTTACGTTTGTCGTGAAAAGGGTAAAAAAACGGAACTTTCGCCTTTGAGCTAATATCCGTAACCAGCAATACAGCTCTTTGTATAGCGATAAAATATATTACCTTCAATTTCTGCTCTGCAGTTGCAGGCAAAAAGTCTTGTGCAGGCAGATACTAAATTTCAATCATTTAACTTATTAAACCATAACAGCCTCAAGATTAACATTAAAGAACTTTTTTAGCAGGACTGGGATTACAGCCTGCGCAGTTAATTAAAAGAAGCGAATTACACATCTTTAAGTACTTCCTAGCTGGTGGATTGTAGAACGCACATTTGCCTGAATTGACACCACGAAGAGTAGCCCCAAATTATGAGCGGTTGAATTCTACAAGCATTACTGTTGTTTATTTATCCGCTATAAGAATTATGTTGATTTGTTTTTAAACAGTTTCTTAGAACGATACCTGGTTGTAAATAGACAGTGCCGGTGAGTTAAGATTATAATTTTCACGACCTTATTACTTTTGGTCAGCGCCGCGCATTGCTCTTCGATTACGGCATTTATGTGTCTCACAGAATTTCGGGGCCACAGGCTCTTTACCCCATATTTTATTGCCAGCACGCCTCGGGTGGTTTTTAAAATGTTCGTTTCGTTCTGAAAAATGCCTGTCAATGGCAGCCTGGCAATCTTCAAGGCTGTCATAGTTGCTGTTATGTATAACTGTTCTTGCCAGGCCGGAAAAAACTGATTCGATCACGTTCAGGAACTGTGTACAAGACGGTAAGGGCATTGGCACTACCAGCGGTCGACTTTCCTCATTATGATCTTTGATAAAGTTGAGCAAGATATTTGACCGGTGCCAACTTACATTGTCCCAACAAAGAAAAATACGTTTTTGATCCGAATATTTAGCTATAAGTATCTCGATGAGCTTCATAGTCTCGAATGTGTTTTTCTTAATGGAATAAAAGTGGGTAACCTGATTAGTAGATAATTCGAGAGCAGCGGTGCATATCACCACGCCCTTGTGCTTCTGTTTATTCGGTATTTGATAGTCCTCGTTGCCTTTTTTTAACATTCTTCCACCTTTGATTTTAACTCCAACCGGCCCGTATTCATCGATAGAAAAGAATTTTTCATCTTTCTTCAACCGTCTTAAAATATTTTGTAATCTATTGATTTTTTCACGGAACTTAGGGTCTTGACTGGTAAGCATGTCCCGCGACTTTTTAAAACGGTACCCATTTTGTTGGAGTGTGTAAGAAGTTTGCGCCCAGGAGACTTTTTCAGCGTAGATCTTTTCGTAAGTGTCTGCCAAGGCAGTGATTGTCCAACTGGTGCGGTTTAATCCGTGCATTTTCGGAGATTCATGTAGCAATTTGATGAGATTGTCCGCCCGTGCTTTCATCCGCTTTATTACCGTAGGAAAGACTTTGTGCTTAGGCAATTCAAACGCACTCAAGCCTTTGCTCTGATAGGTAT
It contains:
- a CDS encoding S24 family peptidase, yielding MIPNRPIDRFLTYLAYKNIAPFKAEKQLELGNGYIKKSQQRDGGIGSAILEKICRAYLDISLTWLITGDGAMLFDEQKGDSAAHRKEIPGTATGTGKRPGSFIQLQSGSTPVSPLQVITVDNDGNETILYVPLRASAGYPKGYADREYMDKLTSFSLPFLKNGTHRAFEVDGDSMFPTLENKEIVVGRFVEKFEDIVEDHVHIIVTKDRGILIKRLLNRIQKYGFIVAKSDALDNRNLYPNQEIYPEEVLEIWFAVGHINNKFRHPTDMYKRVNNLEADLTEIMRVLKSKNLLDK
- a CDS encoding IS630 family transposase, producing the protein MRRQFIRGDETGYRIAKKLSISTVTSWRYMTEFKRIKAAYPEKLNDMNFFMPEEPKQHRMTPLYVQFLSVLPRLLADEKPGVKAKPVWRKYRKLYPQGYAYLPFTELFYIWIKENDVPEKPPIIQSIPEKDLKVLKKWKRSVNRRKWQIATTLLMALETSCYKVITDKTEATFETIKSWINTYQSKGLSAFELPKHKVFPTVIKRMKARADNLIKLLHESPKMHGLNRTSWTITALADTYEKIYAEKVSWAQTSYTLQQNGYRFKKSRDMLTSQDPKFREKINRLQNILRRLKKDEKFFSIDEYGPVGVKIKGGRMLKKGNEDYQIPNKQKHKGVVICTAALELSTNQVTHFYSIKKNTFETMKLIEILIAKYSDQKRIFLCWDNVSWHRSNILLNFIKDHNEESRPLVVPMPLPSCTQFLNVIESVFSGLARTVIHNSNYDSLEDCQAAIDRHFSERNEHFKNHPRRAGNKIWGKEPVAPKFCETHKCRNRRAMRGADQK